One window of Paenibacillus sp. FSL K6-3182 genomic DNA carries:
- a CDS encoding extracellular solute-binding protein, with amino-acid sequence MLTKWKKPVVMVMTGAMLMASLTACGSNKDGQTEEKAGDDSFYSAKFEDGKYVEPVSITTVFPITTNLKFKNGENIDNNVHTKWAKDTLGIDIKYLWTVSDQNNAYQTKLRLMLTSGQEMPDIISFRGDPTLISDLISSGQFTDAGELFDKYASDTYKEAMAQDPTVWNPYIRDGKRMGIPILENAYNNDPVMYIREDWLKKLNLQAPKTIDELEVVMDAFTNQDPDGNGKKDTTALSVGFKNNLNTWMSETGWVFGMFGTMPNQWNVGADGKLAYGSIQPEMKPALAKLQDWMKKGYISQESGLYDEVKASEAFTAGKSGIIVGPYWMTGWPIPDLKTNVPTSEYKPYPLPAGPDGKVGRHGTPISTGAVLINKNMKNKDAFFVYQNYLFDNWANPSGDGPFSKGFAKGYDYDIGPNGEIYREQDSDKIPGGWVDAIRYTLTFDGAIIPFLRINGLAKLANGEKPSTPYEETLTTSIPEQIQAAKIVIDQKDATMPSMFTGTPTETQLSKGDMLSKLEKEVLNKIIYNKASVDEFDAFVERYNSSGGTKIAEEVNKWYDGIKSK; translated from the coding sequence ATGCTAACTAAATGGAAAAAGCCGGTTGTCATGGTCATGACAGGGGCTATGCTGATGGCATCGCTTACAGCTTGCGGCAGTAATAAAGACGGTCAAACAGAAGAAAAGGCCGGGGATGATTCCTTTTATTCAGCGAAGTTCGAGGACGGCAAATATGTGGAGCCTGTTTCCATTACGACGGTCTTCCCTATTACAACTAACTTGAAATTCAAAAATGGTGAAAACATTGATAACAATGTTCATACAAAGTGGGCAAAGGACACGTTGGGTATTGATATTAAGTACCTATGGACGGTTAGCGATCAAAACAATGCTTACCAAACGAAGCTTAGACTGATGCTTACCTCTGGACAGGAAATGCCGGATATTATTTCATTCCGGGGTGATCCAACACTCATTTCCGATTTGATTTCGAGCGGCCAGTTTACGGATGCAGGAGAACTGTTCGATAAGTATGCCTCCGATACTTATAAAGAAGCGATGGCACAGGATCCAACGGTTTGGAATCCGTACATCCGTGATGGCAAACGAATGGGAATTCCGATTTTGGAAAATGCGTACAACAATGATCCGGTTATGTACATTCGTGAAGATTGGCTGAAAAAATTAAACTTGCAGGCTCCTAAAACGATCGATGAGCTTGAAGTGGTCATGGACGCCTTTACTAACCAAGATCCAGACGGCAATGGCAAGAAGGATACGACTGCTTTATCCGTTGGCTTTAAAAACAATTTGAATACCTGGATGTCCGAGACAGGATGGGTGTTTGGAATGTTCGGCACCATGCCGAATCAATGGAACGTAGGAGCTGATGGCAAGCTTGCCTATGGTTCTATTCAGCCAGAGATGAAGCCTGCACTCGCCAAGCTGCAAGATTGGATGAAGAAGGGCTATATTTCCCAAGAGTCGGGACTGTATGATGAAGTAAAAGCCTCAGAAGCTTTCACAGCTGGCAAATCAGGTATCATTGTTGGCCCTTATTGGATGACAGGCTGGCCAATTCCTGACCTGAAAACCAATGTCCCTACCTCTGAGTATAAGCCATATCCTCTGCCTGCTGGTCCTGATGGCAAGGTTGGCCGTCATGGCACTCCAATCAGCACAGGTGCGGTTCTTATTAATAAAAACATGAAAAATAAAGATGCATTCTTTGTTTACCAGAACTACCTGTTTGACAACTGGGCAAACCCGTCTGGGGATGGTCCATTCTCGAAAGGCTTCGCAAAAGGGTATGACTATGATATTGGTCCAAACGGCGAGATTTACCGCGAGCAGGACAGCGATAAAATCCCTGGAGGCTGGGTAGATGCCATTCGGTATACACTAACTTTCGATGGCGCTATCATTCCTTTCCTTCGTATCAACGGCTTAGCGAAGCTGGCGAACGGTGAAAAGCCGTCAACGCCGTATGAAGAGACGCTTACAACCTCTATTCCAGAGCAAATACAAGCGGCGAAGATTGTTATTGATCAGAAGGATGCTACTATGCCTAGTATGTTTACTGGTACTCCTACAGAGACACAGCTATCCAAAGGCGATATGCTAAGCAAGCTGGAGAAGGAAGTACTGAACAAAATTATTTACAATAAAGCTTCGGTTGATGAGTTTGATGCTTTTGTTGAAAGATACAATTCATCAGGCGGAACGAAAATTGCGGAAGAAGTTAACAAATGGTACGATGGGATTAAGTCCAAATAA
- a CDS encoding carbohydrate ABC transporter permease: MYHKSNTYKLFTVINYTFLAILSIACIIPLIHILAVSFSGKAAANANLVGLLPVQFTVEAYSKTLENENFIRSLWVAVQRTTLGTLISMVLVTLAAYPLSKEAHHFKRRSIYTWFFVFTMLFSGGLIPFYILIQKLNMMNTLWVLIIPGAVSVWNMILLLNFFRGVPKDLEEAAFIDGAGHLRTLFSIYLPVSMPAIATLSLFSMVGHWNSWFDGLIFMTDHKNYPLATFLQTIIVQQDFSKVTVRPEDLENISQRTVKAAQIFIGMAPILLVYPFLQRFFVKGIVLGAVKE, from the coding sequence ATGTATCATAAATCGAACACCTACAAATTATTCACAGTGATCAACTATACGTTTCTAGCGATATTATCCATTGCTTGTATTATTCCATTAATTCACATTTTAGCTGTTTCATTCAGTGGGAAAGCGGCTGCGAACGCTAATTTGGTCGGATTGCTGCCCGTTCAGTTCACGGTTGAAGCCTATAGCAAGACATTGGAGAATGAGAATTTTATTCGCTCTTTATGGGTAGCTGTTCAGCGTACTACATTAGGCACGCTAATCAGTATGGTACTCGTTACGCTCGCGGCGTATCCACTATCTAAAGAAGCGCACCATTTCAAACGCAGAAGTATATATACTTGGTTTTTCGTCTTCACGATGCTGTTCAGCGGTGGCTTGATTCCCTTCTACATTCTTATTCAAAAGCTAAACATGATGAATACGCTTTGGGTGCTTATCATTCCTGGAGCCGTATCGGTATGGAATATGATACTCCTGCTTAATTTTTTTCGCGGGGTGCCTAAGGATTTGGAGGAAGCCGCATTCATCGATGGAGCCGGCCATCTGAGAACATTATTCAGTATTTATTTGCCAGTATCGATGCCTGCAATTGCTACACTATCATTATTCTCAATGGTTGGACATTGGAATTCCTGGTTTGATGGTCTAATTTTCATGACGGATCATAAAAACTATCCACTTGCGACTTTCCTGCAGACTATTATCGTACAGCAAGACTTCAGCAAAGTGACGGTGCGACCTGAGGATTTGGAAAATATTTCGCAAAGAACCGTAAAGGCTGCGCAAATCTTTATCGGCATGGCACCCATTCTCCTTGTGTATCCTTTCCTTCAAAGATTTTTCGTCAAAGGAATTGTACTTGGCGCCGTGAAGGAATAA
- a CDS encoding ABC transporter permease subunit, translating into MLLPAVILTLIFAYIPMFGLVIAFQDFKPWLGFSQSNWIGLEHFRYLFSTPEYVQVIWNTVIIAGMKMVSGLIAPFTFALLLNEVRKAAFKRTVQTLVYLPHFLSWVILGGILLDMLSSEGLVNQFLGAVFGLKPIFFLGDGNWFRFIVVVSDVWKEFGFGTIVFLASLAGINPSLYEAAEVDGANRWHQTLFITIPALIPITIVVGTLSLGNILNAGFDQIFNLYNALVFDKGDIIDTFVYRIGIIDGKFGFSTAIGLFKSVVGFVLIVAAYRLAYKLANYRIF; encoded by the coding sequence ATGCTGCTGCCAGCGGTTATCCTTACTTTAATCTTTGCTTACATTCCAATGTTCGGACTCGTAATTGCTTTCCAAGATTTCAAGCCTTGGCTAGGATTTTCCCAATCCAATTGGATTGGCTTGGAGCACTTTCGTTACCTTTTCAGTACGCCAGAGTACGTACAAGTCATTTGGAATACCGTTATTATAGCCGGAATGAAGATGGTTTCAGGACTCATCGCTCCGTTTACCTTCGCTCTCTTGCTCAATGAAGTGAGAAAGGCGGCTTTCAAACGGACGGTACAAACGCTCGTTTACTTGCCGCATTTCCTTTCTTGGGTCATCTTAGGGGGAATCTTGCTGGACATGCTGTCCAGTGAAGGACTCGTCAACCAGTTTCTAGGTGCGGTGTTCGGTTTAAAACCGATATTCTTTCTCGGTGATGGAAATTGGTTCCGATTTATCGTTGTTGTAAGCGATGTCTGGAAGGAGTTTGGATTTGGAACGATCGTATTCCTTGCTTCACTTGCAGGAATTAATCCGTCATTGTACGAGGCGGCGGAAGTAGATGGAGCGAACAGATGGCATCAAACCTTGTTCATTACCATCCCAGCACTTATCCCAATTACAATCGTGGTTGGAACACTATCTTTAGGTAATATATTGAATGCGGGCTTTGACCAAATATTCAATCTGTATAATGCACTGGTTTTCGACAAAGGGGATATTATTGATACGTTTGTCTACCGTATCGGTATTATAGACGGCAAGTTCGGATTCTCCACAGCAATAGGGCTTTTCAAATCGGTCGTAGGCTTCGTGCTTATCGTCGCAGCTTACCGCTTGGCTTACAAACTGGCCAATTACCGTATTTTCTAG
- a CDS encoding endo-1,4-beta-xylanase, whose product MKFTKPFALFIAFVMLITIILPPSQQVFANESSTTILTSDFENGTTQGWARKGNESLTVSGDEYHGGSHSLYISGRSEDWEGPNYVLTELLAPNRTYSISAWVKLSPGTTPADIKLTMKSSIDGEDNWEQIGTADQNAASQWTLIKRNYTTGSKKGEYDLYAEATAGTAFYFDDVSIELVPDSEGPVGDDRLLIDFEDGTLQGWLPRIGHEALTVSAAEAYSGSNSMLVEGRSRTFHGPALELKNHLQKNKEYELKAYVRLKEEPASDIKLQMTAYKKSGSESWNALDSITIKKSEWQQWYELKGQLNYSDSPSELKLFIETPYITENTPDMLSFYVDEVTVVPVTALSIQNDIVSLKDYFKDDFPIGAAVYTWQMEGAYGELLKKHFNSITATYEMKPKFISPAENQYTFDAADYYVKYAQDNGMGLRGHALLWHIDAAEWMFTDSNGQPASRNLLLQRLQSYIETVMDRYKGKIYAWDVVNEAIADNGGDADGVRISPWYNLIGPDYIEKAFEFARAADPDAKLYYNDYFTEVPEKREHIYQLLKRLKDKGLIDGVGLQSHYGLVTPPIEEVEKTIKLFSSLGLDIQVTELDVDSGVSMGTPMPADIAAKQAHRYKELFDLYKTYKDKISSVTIWGLQDEKSYNNQAMLFDANLQAKLVYWGIVDPLSLPIITNRAVSLMATPTAGDQNSTDSVWKKAVQTRLKRNSNEAATFRTLWDMTNLYVQVEVKDATRDAADKIELFVDENNGKSAVYESDDRHLTFNRSGAENGDSSYKIKETAAGYKLEAIIPWKGLAQGTEEIGFDIRIQDASTSEILPVYWNDSTLSQDLDTSKYGVIQLASMPKSAQSIKGTARIDGQMESDWEKTKPFAVDLTNNNSKATAQARSMWTDDSLLLLIDVTDPLLKSDDPQPWLQDSIEIFIDENHQRTSTYQYDDAQYRINIDNAATFAGNASPSRLESAVVRTEKGYRMEVKIALPELRPNKDSVIGLDIQVNDDQGGGVHSTAKWNDPTNDSWRNTSQFGILTFAESEKNSGIDNGGDKPGSSGQSGSTADPVMTITQENFQNGSPNRVSISVQEGKHQVRLPLQLAGLLKGRELELVKGSTALTIDSKVLQPLIDQLKPEFRNGAELSLRMEPAKEAAGSQQLQGEQGLSAKFIGGESWSFELSLITGDGRVIKAGTFDGAVTLSFSYSAEANMKKSLFGIYMLNEQTNKWEYVGGKNDEKTNHISVELAHFSKYALLEYDKSFNDVNSSHWVYEPLKVLSAKQIVNGQTAALFAPDKSITRAEFTVLLVRMLGLKEQGVSSFIDAAEGTWFSSAVNAAFKAGIVKGVSVDRFAPLANITREEMAVMLANAYAYQAKTKPEESNVELLYVDKANISAWAKNAVSIVSSHGMMKGKGNYRFDPSEHTTRAESVQALYNMLLIPNTSK is encoded by the coding sequence ATGAAATTTACTAAACCGTTCGCATTATTTATCGCTTTTGTCATGCTTATCACTATCATTCTTCCTCCCTCTCAGCAGGTGTTTGCTAACGAGAGTAGCACAACCATTCTCACTTCAGATTTTGAGAATGGAACAACGCAGGGCTGGGCGCGTAAAGGAAACGAGTCGCTAACGGTCTCAGGAGATGAGTATCATGGCGGCTCTCATAGCCTGTATATTTCTGGGAGGAGTGAGGATTGGGAGGGACCCAATTACGTTTTAACAGAATTGTTGGCTCCTAACCGCACCTACTCCATTAGTGCTTGGGTCAAGCTATCCCCCGGTACAACGCCAGCTGATATTAAACTTACAATGAAGAGCAGCATTGACGGGGAAGACAACTGGGAGCAAATAGGCACGGCGGATCAGAATGCAGCATCGCAATGGACCTTAATAAAAAGGAATTATACGACAGGGAGCAAGAAGGGCGAATATGATCTTTATGCAGAAGCCACGGCGGGTACTGCCTTTTATTTTGATGATGTTTCCATAGAGCTTGTGCCTGACTCAGAGGGCCCGGTGGGCGATGATCGACTGCTTATCGATTTTGAAGATGGAACGCTTCAGGGGTGGTTGCCGCGAATCGGACATGAGGCGCTGACCGTTTCCGCAGCTGAAGCCTATAGCGGCAGCAACAGTATGCTGGTAGAAGGGCGGAGCCGTACGTTTCATGGGCCAGCACTTGAGCTCAAAAATCACCTTCAAAAGAACAAGGAATATGAATTAAAAGCCTATGTTCGATTAAAGGAAGAGCCAGCCTCTGACATCAAATTGCAAATGACAGCCTATAAGAAGTCCGGATCGGAGAGCTGGAATGCACTAGATTCCATTACGATTAAGAAGTCGGAGTGGCAGCAATGGTATGAGCTTAAGGGACAGCTTAATTACAGCGATTCTCCTTCGGAGCTAAAACTATTCATTGAAACGCCTTACATTACGGAGAATACTCCAGATATGCTATCTTTTTATGTAGATGAAGTAACCGTAGTCCCTGTTACGGCGCTATCGATTCAAAACGATATCGTGTCCTTAAAGGATTATTTTAAGGATGACTTTCCAATTGGTGCTGCCGTCTATACCTGGCAAATGGAAGGAGCTTATGGGGAGCTTCTCAAAAAGCATTTTAACAGCATAACGGCAACGTATGAAATGAAACCAAAGTTTATTTCCCCAGCTGAGAATCAGTATACCTTCGATGCAGCCGATTATTACGTGAAATATGCTCAGGACAATGGAATGGGGCTGCGCGGACATGCTCTTCTATGGCATATTGATGCGGCCGAGTGGATGTTTACGGATAGCAATGGACAGCCTGCCAGCCGCAACTTGCTTCTGCAGCGCCTTCAGTCTTATATAGAGACGGTAATGGATCGCTACAAAGGGAAAATATACGCATGGGATGTTGTAAACGAAGCTATCGCTGACAATGGGGGAGATGCGGACGGTGTTAGAATTTCGCCCTGGTATAATCTCATAGGTCCTGATTACATCGAGAAGGCATTCGAATTTGCTCGTGCTGCGGACCCTGATGCCAAGCTGTATTACAATGATTACTTTACAGAGGTTCCAGAAAAAAGAGAACATATCTATCAATTGCTAAAGCGTCTCAAAGATAAAGGTCTGATCGACGGGGTAGGCTTGCAATCCCACTATGGGTTGGTTACGCCGCCAATTGAGGAAGTTGAAAAGACAATTAAGCTGTTTTCTTCGCTAGGGCTAGATATTCAGGTTACCGAGCTGGATGTTGATAGCGGAGTAAGCATGGGTACGCCTATGCCTGCTGACATAGCTGCAAAGCAAGCACATAGATATAAGGAATTGTTTGACTTATACAAAACCTATAAGGACAAGATTTCCTCTGTAACGATTTGGGGATTGCAAGACGAGAAATCCTACAACAATCAGGCTATGCTATTCGATGCGAATCTCCAAGCTAAGCTAGTCTACTGGGGAATTGTAGATCCACTGTCACTTCCGATTATTACAAACCGGGCGGTATCACTCATGGCAACGCCAACGGCGGGTGATCAGAATTCTACAGATTCCGTATGGAAAAAAGCTGTACAGACGCGGCTTAAACGCAACAGCAACGAGGCTGCAACGTTCCGTACCTTATGGGATATGACCAATCTTTATGTTCAAGTAGAGGTTAAAGATGCTACCCGTGACGCAGCGGACAAGATAGAGTTGTTTGTGGATGAGAATAATGGAAAGTCGGCGGTTTACGAGTCAGATGATCGTCATCTTACTTTTAATCGGTCAGGCGCTGAAAATGGCGATAGCAGCTATAAAATAAAAGAAACAGCAGCTGGTTATAAGCTAGAAGCCATTATTCCTTGGAAAGGCTTAGCGCAAGGAACGGAAGAAATCGGATTCGATATTCGTATTCAGGATGCATCGACAAGCGAGATATTGCCGGTTTATTGGAATGACAGCACATTAAGTCAAGATCTGGACACAAGCAAGTATGGCGTCATTCAGCTTGCAAGTATGCCAAAAAGCGCACAGTCGATAAAAGGCACTGCACGTATTGATGGACAAATGGAAAGCGATTGGGAAAAGACAAAGCCATTCGCTGTGGATCTAACTAATAATAACAGCAAAGCAACGGCTCAAGCTCGTTCAATGTGGACGGATGACAGTCTGCTTCTGTTAATCGACGTAACCGATCCTCTGCTTAAATCAGACGATCCGCAGCCATGGCTGCAGGATTCAATCGAAATTTTTATCGATGAAAATCATCAACGAACATCGACTTATCAATATGATGATGCACAATATCGGATAAATATTGATAATGCAGCTACCTTTGCTGGAAATGCTTCTCCTTCTCGTCTGGAGAGCGCAGTTGTAAGAACAGAGAAAGGCTACCGCATGGAAGTGAAGATCGCGCTGCCTGAGCTTCGTCCGAATAAAGATAGTGTAATAGGTCTGGACATTCAGGTGAATGACGATCAGGGCGGAGGAGTGCACAGCACCGCCAAATGGAACGATCCAACAAACGATTCATGGAGAAATACTTCCCAATTCGGCATTTTGACCTTTGCCGAGTCAGAAAAGAACAGCGGCATCGATAATGGCGGTGACAAACCTGGAAGCTCAGGGCAATCTGGCAGCACTGCTGATCCTGTGATGACCATTACTCAGGAGAATTTTCAGAACGGGTCGCCTAATCGGGTAAGCATCAGCGTACAAGAAGGTAAGCATCAAGTACGGCTGCCACTTCAATTAGCTGGTCTATTAAAAGGTAGAGAGCTGGAGCTAGTCAAAGGGTCTACTGCACTAACGATTGATTCAAAAGTGCTCCAGCCCCTCATTGATCAGTTGAAGCCTGAATTTCGGAATGGAGCTGAGCTGTCGCTTCGTATGGAGCCTGCTAAAGAGGCTGCAGGCAGTCAGCAGCTACAAGGAGAGCAAGGGTTATCTGCGAAGTTTATTGGCGGAGAAAGCTGGTCCTTCGAACTGTCTTTAATAACGGGTGATGGTCGTGTGATTAAGGCGGGCACATTTGATGGAGCTGTCACCTTATCCTTCTCCTATTCAGCGGAAGCCAATATGAAGAAGTCGCTCTTCGGCATTTACATGCTGAATGAGCAGACCAATAAATGGGAATATGTAGGCGGGAAGAATGATGAAAAAACGAATCATATCTCTGTTGAGCTTGCGCATTTCAGTAAGTACGCGCTGCTTGAATATGATAAGAGCTTCAATGACGTTAATTCAAGCCACTGGGTATATGAGCCGTTGAAGGTGCTGTCTGCAAAACAAATTGTGAATGGCCAAACCGCTGCTCTCTTTGCTCCAGACAAATCTATTACGCGAGCGGAGTTTACCGTTCTATTGGTACGCATGCTTGGACTTAAAGAGCAAGGGGTCTCCAGTTTCATAGATGCTGCGGAAGGAACATGGTTCTCGTCGGCTGTTAATGCTGCTTTTAAAGCAGGGATTGTTAAGGGTGTGTCAGTGGATCGGTTTGCACCCCTTGCAAACATTACACGTGAAGAAATGGCGGTTATGCTTGCTAATGCTTATGCATACCAAGCAAAAACGAAACCAGAGGAGTCTAACGTCGAGCTATTATACGTAGACAAGGCTAACATCTCGGCATGGGCGAAGAACGCTGTTTCTATTGTTTCTTCGCATGGAATGATGAAGGGCAAGGGTAATTATCGTTTTGATCCTAGTGAGCATACTACTCGAGCAGAGTCAGTTCAAGCTTTATATAATATGCTCTTGATCCCGAATACAAGCAAATAA